One stretch of Narcine bancroftii isolate sNarBan1 chromosome 8, sNarBan1.hap1, whole genome shotgun sequence DNA includes these proteins:
- the LOC138740736 gene encoding uncharacterized protein: MFPRRPRRPRETCCWREKEMKNLLEDPMGLAEQFDQFLGPNTYTWEEMHAIMGTLFSPQERQMIRQAALLMWEREQPGDPRPHEQKYPLNEPRWDKRTPEGLTNMRHYREWTIKGIREAVPKGHNFAKAFGNHQGKDESPTDFLERVRKNVQQYAGVDPSIRIEFVSKSWQDIRKKLEKEEDERQIDERVWYKKGNRGGLDIPPLHVTLIPGHQPVRKRQYPISLEGRKGLQPVIETLIWDGLLEECMSPYNTPILPVKKPDGSYRLVQDLRSLNAFVQTRHPVVPNPYTIMSRILPDHEWFSVIDLKDAFWTCPLEEGSRDMP, translated from the exons atgttccccAGGCGCCCACGGCGCCCGAGGGAAACTTGCTGCTGGAGGgagaag gaaatgaaaaatctgttggaagatcccatgggactggccgaacagttcgaccagttcctgggaccaaacacatatacctgggaagagatgcatgcaataatgggaacattattctcaccccaggagaggcagatgattcgacaggctgccctccttatgtgggaacgtgaacaacctggggaccccagaccccatgaacaaaaatatcccctgaatgaacccaggtgggacaaacgaacacccgagggattgacaAATATGAGACACTacagagagtggacaattaaagggatacgggaggctgtgccaaagggtcacaatttcgccaaggcatttgggaaccaccaggggaaagatgagtcccctactgatttcttggagagggtgagaaagaatgtccaacagtatgcgggtgtggaccctagtattcgaattgaatttgtgtccaaatcgtggcaggacattaggaagaaactagaaaaggaggaagacgaacggcagattgacgagagagtctggtataagaagggaaatcgaggaggtctggacatcccacctttacatgtcacactaataccaggtcatcagccggtaaggaaacgtcagtatcctatttctttggaagggaggaaggggctacaGCCAGTAATCGAGACCCTGATATGGGACGGACTATTGGAGGAATGTATGTCACCCTATAACACCCCCATACTCCCAGTGAAGAAACCGGATGGATCCTATCGTCTAGTTCAGGATCTGAGAAGTTTGAATGCttttgttcagacccgccacccggtGGTGcccaatccctataccatcatgaGTCGGATTCTCccggaccatgagtggtttagtgttattgacctgaaggatgccttctggacatgcccactagaagagggaagtagagatatgccataa